The Panacibacter microcysteis genome includes a window with the following:
- the nusG gene encoding transcription termination/antitermination protein NusG, whose translation MTDTQDVQQDVQQAETKWYVLRVVSGKERKVKEYLDKDIARSGWTEIIKQVFLPMEKVYKVQNGKKVMREKNYFPGYVMLEVADGKLTDDIIHHISNISNIMHFLTDGKGSKGNIISLRKSEVNKMLGKVDEMNDQGVTLSEPFIVGETIKIIEGPFNDFNGVIEEVNDEKKKLKVTVKIFGRSTPVELNYIQVEKIS comes from the coding sequence ATGACAGATACACAGGACGTACAGCAGGATGTGCAGCAGGCGGAAACCAAATGGTATGTGTTGCGTGTGGTAAGCGGTAAAGAAAGGAAAGTAAAAGAATATCTTGATAAAGACATAGCCCGCAGTGGCTGGACAGAAATCATCAAACAGGTATTTCTTCCAATGGAAAAAGTTTACAAAGTGCAGAACGGAAAAAAAGTGATGCGCGAAAAAAACTATTTCCCGGGTTACGTAATGCTCGAAGTGGCAGATGGAAAACTTACAGATGACATTATTCACCACATCAGTAATATTTCCAACATTATGCACTTTCTTACAGACGGGAAAGGCTCAAAAGGAAATATTATATCGCTCCGCAAGTCTGAAGTAAATAAGATGCTTGGTAAGGTTGATGAGATGAATGACCAGGGTGTAACACTCAGTGAACCATTTATAGTAGGTGAAACCATTAAAATTATTGAAGGACCATTCAACGATTTCAACGGTGTTATCGAAGAAGTGAATGATGAAAAGAAAAAACTGAAGGTAACGGTAAAAATATTTGGCCGTTCTACCCCGGTTGAACTAAACTACATACAGGTAGAAAAAATATCATAA